A segment of the Prevotella sp. HUN102 genome:
GCAGGGGAAATGAGATAGTCGTCGGCATCGATGAAATGAACATATTTTCCTTTGCAAATGTCTATTCCTATATTCCTTGCCGCGCTTACTCCGGCATTGCTTTGACGAAAGTACTTAATGCGCTGATACAATGACAGTAAATCGTTCAAAACAGTATTGGCTGACCCATCATCGACGACAATGATTTCTTTTTCCTCATTGCTCAGCGAAAGACGGAGAATACTCTCAACGCATTCTTTCAGCATCGGATACGGCTGATTGTGATAAGTGATGATAAAGCTGATCAAAGGATTGGCTTTAGAGGCTTGCGGAGTAATCGACTTGGTTTGCATAGGCGTTTTCTTCCAGTTAGGTTAAGTGCGAAATTCTACTGTCCGTGCTTTGAAAATAGTGAGCTTCAGGGCATTTAAAAGCGTTTTCTCAACATTGCAGACGATGATAATTGCACTTAGTTTCATAAATATATATTGCAAAAATAATAAAAACTTTTAACTTCCGTTTAAATATTAATGAAAAAAACAGACGGCTATTCGCATATTGTAAGATATACCGGGCTTTTTGGTGGCGTGCAGGGATTGAACATTCTTGTAGGAATCGTGCGTAACAAGCTCGTGGCTATGTTGTTGGGCCCCGAAGGAATGGGACTTATTTCGCTGTTCAACTCCACGTTGAAGCTCGTTGGCGACTCCACGAACTTCGGTATTCCGATGAGTGCCGTAAAGAATATTTCGGAGTTCTACGACAAAGGATGCGAGGAGAAACTGAAAGAACAGATAAGGATTGTGCGTTCGTGGAGCTTGATAACCGGGCTTTTGGGTATGTTTCTCGCAATGGTGCTGAGTCCTTTGCTGAGCAAGTTTACCTTTTCTTGGCACGGACACACGCTGCACTTTGCACTCCTCTCGCCGATTGTAGCCATAACGGCTGTTACCGGAGGCGAATTGGCGGTGCTGAAAGGCATCCGAAAGCTCAAGGAACTGGCAGTAACGTCTATCTATAATGTGTTGGGCGCACTGGTAACGTCGGTTCCATTATATTATTTTTTCCGCGAACAGGCCATTGTTCCGTCGTTGGTTATAATGGCTCTGATACAAATGTGCATTACCATCGGCTTTTCCTATAAGCTCTATCCTGTGCAACTGACGAAGAGCCGAACCGTTCTCGGCAAGGGTTTCGGAATGATGAAGTTGGGATTGGCGTTCGTTCTTGCCGGCATTTTGGGTTCAGGTGCCGACTTCCTCATCAGGAGTTTCCTGAGCAATGTGGCGGGAATAGAAACCGTGGGACTCTTCAATGCGGGCTATATGATGACGATGACCTACGTGGGAATGGTGTTTTCGGCGATGGAAACGGACTTTTTTCCTCGTCTTTCTGGTATGAACGGAATGGATTTCAGCTTCAATCAGACGGTAAGCCGGCAGATCGAAGTGATGCTCTTGCTCGTTTCGCCCCTGTTGGTCGTCTTTGCGCTCTTCCTTCCCTTTCTTCTTCCTCTGTTATATACGGGCAGGTTTATGCCGGCATTGGGAATGATGCAGGTGGTTATGCTTGCAATGTATTTCAGGGCGTTGAAACTGCCGGTGCAGTACATTCCCCTTGCCAAGGGCGATTCGCTGTCCTATCTGCTGCTCGAGGCTATCTACGACATCGTTCTGGTGCTGCTCGTTATGCTGCTGTTCAACAAATATGGCCTTGTAGGGGCAGGTTTCGGAATTACGATAGCGGGAATCATCGATTTCATCGTTGTTTTCGTCTATGCCAGATGGAGATACAATTACAGACCTACGGCAAATATATTCCTCTATTCAGCCATTCAGATTCCAATCGGCATCCTTACGTATGTCTGCACCTCGTCGCCAAGCCCTTTGGTGTACTGGGGAATCGGAGCATTGCTGGCGATAATGAGTATCGCCACTTCGATAACCATTCTCCGTTCAAAGGTGGGACTATGGAACAGTCTGGCTTCAAAAATTACCAATCGCTTCAGAAAAAATGGCAAGGATTAGTATATTAGTAGCTGTCTACAACGCAGAAAAGTTTCTGAATCAATGTCTTGACTCTTTATTGAGCCAAACGCTGCAAGATATTGAAATTATATGCGTTGATGACGCTTCTAAAGACAGTTCCTTTTCCATATTGGAGGACTATCAGAACAGGGACAGGCGCATAAGCGTGATGCGACTGGAACAGAACTCCGGGCAGGCAGTTGCACGCAACAGAGCTTTGGAAACAGCATCGGGAGAATACATTTGCTTTGTGGACAGCGACGACTGGCTTGCGCCCGATGCCTTATATAATATTGT
Coding sequences within it:
- a CDS encoding oligosaccharide flippase family protein, with the protein product MKKTDGYSHIVRYTGLFGGVQGLNILVGIVRNKLVAMLLGPEGMGLISLFNSTLKLVGDSTNFGIPMSAVKNISEFYDKGCEEKLKEQIRIVRSWSLITGLLGMFLAMVLSPLLSKFTFSWHGHTLHFALLSPIVAITAVTGGELAVLKGIRKLKELAVTSIYNVLGALVTSVPLYYFFREQAIVPSLVIMALIQMCITIGFSYKLYPVQLTKSRTVLGKGFGMMKLGLAFVLAGILGSGADFLIRSFLSNVAGIETVGLFNAGYMMTMTYVGMVFSAMETDFFPRLSGMNGMDFSFNQTVSRQIEVMLLLVSPLLVVFALFLPFLLPLLYTGRFMPALGMMQVVMLAMYFRALKLPVQYIPLAKGDSLSYLLLEAIYDIVLVLLVMLLFNKYGLVGAGFGITIAGIIDFIVVFVYARWRYNYRPTANIFLYSAIQIPIGILTYVCTSSPSPLVYWGIGALLAIMSIATSITILRSKVGLWNSLASKITNRFRKNGKD